A window from Physeter macrocephalus isolate SW-GA chromosome 11, ASM283717v5, whole genome shotgun sequence encodes these proteins:
- the LGALS3 gene encoding galectin-3 has translation MADSFSLNDAVHGSGNPNPQGWPGPWGNQPAGAGGYPGASYPGAYPGQAPPGAYPGQGPPGCYPGQAPPGPYPGPTASGYPGPTAPGYPGPTAPGAYPGPGVYPPPGQPSAPGACPAAGPYGIPSGPLNVPYDLPFSGGVMPRMLITILGTVKPNANRLALDFQTGNDVAFHFNPRFNEDNRRVIVCNSKLNNNWGKEERQTVFPFESGKPFKIQVLVEADHFKVAVNDAHLLQYNHRVKNLREISKLGISGDINLTSASHTMI, from the exons ATGGCAGACAGTTTTTCA CTTAATGATGCCGTACATGGGTCTGGAAACCCAAACCCTCAAGGATGGCCTGGTCCATGGGGAAACCAGCCTGCTGGGGCAGGAGGCTACCCAGGAGCATCCTATCCTGGGGCCTACCCTGGACAGGCACCACCCGGCGCCTACCCTGGCCAGGGACCTCCTGGGTGTTACCCAGGCCAGGCACCTCCAGGGCCCTACCCTGGCCCAACTGCATCTGGTTATCCTGGACCAACTGCACCTGGTTATCCTGGACCAACTGCACCAGGTGCCTACCCCGGGCCTGGGGTCTACCCACCTCCTGGACAGCCAAGTGCTCCTGGAGCCTGCCCTGCTGCTGGCCCTTATGGCATCCCTTCTGGACCCCTG aatgtgCCTTATGACCTGCCTTTTTCTGGAGGAGTCATGCCTCGCATGCTGATAACAATCCTGGGCACAGTAAAGCCCAATGCTAACAG ACTTGCTTTAGATTTCCAGACAGGGAATGATGTCGCCTTCCACTTTAACCCGCGCTTCAATGAGGACAACAGGAGAGTCATCGTTTGCAATTCGAAGCTGAATAATAactgggggaaggaagaaagacagaCGGTTTTCCCATTTGAAAGTGGTAAACCTTTCAAA ATACAAGTCCTGGTTGAAGCCGACCACTTCAAGGTTGCGGTCAATGATGCTCACTTGTTGCAGTACAATCATCGGGTGAAAAATCTCAGGGAAATCAGCAAACTGGGAATTTCTGGTGACATAAATCTCACCAGTGCTTCGCACACCATGATATAA